One genomic window of Geoanaerobacter pelophilus includes the following:
- a CDS encoding valine--tRNA ligase: protein MTEKELAKVYEPQAVEEKWYRYWESGGYFAAAETSDKKPYSIVIPPPNVTGALHMGHALNNTLQDILCRWKRMQGYNVLWMPGTDHAGIATQNVVERQLAAEGKDRHDLGREAFIERVWKWKGESGGQIIGQLKRLGASCDWERERFTMDEGLSKAVRTVFVKLYEDGLIYRDNRLINWCPRCHTALSDIEVEHEEKKGHLWHIRYPVAGEPGKFVVVATTRPETMLGDTAVAVHPDDERYRGLIGKTVILPLVNREIPVVADEYVDLEFGTGVVKITPAHDFNDFEVGLRHGLDKINIFDESGIINSAGRQFEGMDRFEARKRIVAELEEAGLLEKVADHAMAVGGCYRCKTVVEPYLSLQWYVKVSPLAERAYKAVKEGKTKIVPKQWENTYYEWMENIRDWCISRQIWWGHRIPAWFCDHCGEVTVAMEDPTKCCKCGSDEIRQETDVLDTWFSSALWPFSTMGWPEKTPLLASFYPTSCLVTGFDILFFWVARMMMMGLHFMDEVPFGDVYIHALVRDAQGQKMSKSKGNVIDPLTIIDQYGTDAFRFTLAAFAAQGRDIKLAEERIAGYRNFCNKVWNAARFALMNLNGFDPDAVNYDDLLLSEADKWIIHRLNETARTTSEALAEYRFNEAAMGLYQFTWSEFCDWYLELSKQDLYGSDPGRKAVVQYVLWSTLEQLLRLLHPFMPFITEEIWQTLPGSKDSPSIMRASYPEYSEKRSFATAADNMEKVMAVIGGIRNIRGEMEVPPSREIAVILSCSSADSMKLMKHNEGAIVSLARVADLAIGIDLEKPEDASIQVAGDVRIFVPLKGLVNVEEEEKRLLKEIAKIEKEIEMFSKKLENPSFVDRAPAEIVAKEREKLVEVTGKREVLVESLEKIKRLGS from the coding sequence ATGACAGAGAAGGAACTGGCAAAGGTTTACGAGCCGCAGGCTGTTGAGGAAAAATGGTACCGGTATTGGGAATCAGGCGGGTATTTTGCTGCAGCAGAGACTTCCGATAAGAAGCCTTACAGCATCGTTATTCCTCCGCCCAATGTCACCGGTGCGCTCCATATGGGGCATGCCCTGAATAACACCCTGCAGGATATCCTTTGTCGCTGGAAGCGGATGCAGGGTTACAACGTCCTTTGGATGCCCGGTACGGACCATGCGGGGATCGCCACCCAGAATGTCGTTGAACGCCAGCTTGCCGCGGAAGGCAAGGACCGCCACGATCTGGGGCGTGAGGCTTTCATCGAGAGAGTATGGAAGTGGAAGGGCGAGTCAGGCGGTCAGATCATCGGGCAGTTGAAACGTCTGGGCGCTTCCTGTGATTGGGAGCGCGAACGGTTCACCATGGACGAGGGGCTGTCCAAAGCCGTGCGTACCGTCTTTGTAAAGCTGTATGAAGATGGCCTGATCTATCGGGACAATCGGCTCATCAACTGGTGCCCCAGGTGCCATACCGCGCTTTCGGATATTGAGGTGGAGCATGAAGAGAAGAAGGGGCATCTCTGGCACATCCGTTACCCGGTTGCCGGCGAACCCGGAAAATTCGTGGTTGTGGCCACGACTCGCCCAGAGACCATGCTTGGCGATACCGCTGTGGCAGTTCACCCCGATGATGAGCGATACCGCGGCCTGATTGGTAAAACAGTGATTTTGCCGCTGGTAAACCGGGAAATCCCGGTTGTGGCGGATGAATACGTTGACCTGGAGTTCGGCACCGGAGTGGTCAAGATCACCCCTGCCCATGACTTCAATGATTTTGAGGTCGGTTTGCGTCATGGTCTGGACAAGATCAATATCTTCGATGAATCCGGGATTATCAACTCTGCTGGTCGGCAGTTCGAGGGTATGGACCGCTTTGAGGCGCGCAAACGGATTGTTGCCGAACTGGAAGAGGCCGGTCTGCTCGAAAAGGTTGCTGATCATGCCATGGCTGTTGGCGGTTGTTATCGCTGCAAGACGGTCGTAGAACCTTATCTGTCCCTGCAGTGGTATGTCAAGGTCAGTCCGCTCGCCGAGCGCGCATATAAGGCGGTTAAAGAAGGCAAGACCAAGATCGTGCCGAAACAGTGGGAAAACACCTATTACGAATGGATGGAGAACATCCGCGACTGGTGCATCTCCCGCCAGATCTGGTGGGGGCATCGCATCCCGGCATGGTTCTGCGACCATTGCGGCGAAGTGACCGTTGCCATGGAGGATCCGACGAAATGCTGCAAGTGCGGCAGCGACGAGATTCGCCAGGAGACAGATGTCCTTGATACCTGGTTCTCTTCGGCGCTCTGGCCGTTCTCCACCATGGGGTGGCCGGAAAAGACCCCGTTGCTCGCCAGCTTCTATCCAACCTCCTGTCTGGTCACAGGGTTTGATATCCTGTTCTTCTGGGTTGCCAGGATGATGATGATGGGTCTGCATTTCATGGATGAGGTGCCGTTCGGCGATGTTTATATCCATGCCCTGGTCAGGGATGCCCAGGGGCAGAAGATGAGCAAGTCCAAGGGTAATGTCATTGACCCGCTTACCATCATTGACCAATATGGCACCGATGCTTTCCGCTTCACGCTTGCCGCTTTCGCTGCCCAAGGGCGCGACATCAAGCTGGCCGAGGAGCGCATCGCAGGTTACCGCAATTTCTGCAACAAGGTCTGGAACGCGGCCCGCTTTGCCCTGATGAACCTGAACGGCTTTGATCCGGATGCCGTCAACTATGACGATCTGCTCCTTTCTGAAGCGGATAAATGGATTATCCACCGTTTGAACGAGACGGCCCGGACTACCAGCGAGGCCCTTGCCGAATACCGGTTCAACGAGGCGGCCATGGGACTGTATCAATTCACCTGGAGCGAGTTCTGTGATTGGTATCTGGAACTGTCCAAGCAGGATCTTTACGGCAGTGACCCGGGACGGAAGGCTGTTGTCCAGTATGTACTCTGGAGCACTCTGGAGCAGTTACTCAGGTTGTTGCACCCGTTCATGCCGTTCATTACCGAAGAGATCTGGCAGACGCTGCCGGGGAGCAAGGATTCCCCAAGTATCATGCGGGCGTCGTATCCTGAGTATTCAGAAAAGCGTTCCTTTGCAACGGCTGCCGACAATATGGAAAAGGTGATGGCCGTTATCGGCGGAATCAGGAACATTCGCGGCGAGATGGAGGTCCCTCCTTCCAGGGAGATAGCGGTTATTCTTTCATGCAGCAGTGCTGACAGCATGAAGCTGATGAAGCATAATGAAGGGGCAATCGTCTCTCTGGCCCGAGTCGCCGACCTGGCGATAGGGATTGATCTCGAAAAGCCGGAAGACGCCTCGATTCAGGTCGCCGGGGATGTCCGGATTTTCGTGCCTCTCAAAGGGCTGGTGAATGTTGAAGAAGAAGAGAAACGGCTGCTGAAGGAGATTGCCAAGATCGAGAAAGAGATAGAAATGTTTTCCAAAAAGCTGGAAAACCCGAGTTTTGTGGACCGCGCGCCGGCTGAGATTGTTGCCAAGGAACGTGAAAAGCTGGTCGAGGTAACTGGCAAGAGAGAGGTGCTTGTCGAGAGCCTTGAGAAGATCAAGCGGCTTGGTTCGTAA
- the argJ gene encoding bifunctional glutamate N-acetyltransferase/amino-acid acetyltransferase ArgJ: protein MQIKGFKFSTVEAAIKKPGRKDLALILSKVPAVCAATFTSNKVKAAPVLLGQERVADGILRAVVVNSGNANACTGEPGMAAARETARLVAEAAGVSEADVVPSSTGVIGVQMPMDRLSAAIPALVSGLADGTLDDVARAIMTTDTFPKISSRQGVAGGNAYTIAGVAKGAGMIRPDMATMLSFIVTDAAVEPTFLKNAFKSAVASSFNCITVDNDMSTNDTALIMANGMSGNAPIDAASPDAGQFAALLSEVALDLAKAIVKDGEGATKFVTINVSGAASGDDARLAAMAVANSPLVKTAFFGQDANWGRILAAVGYSGAAVEQSQVSLFFDDVQMVAGGLFVGGDAEKKGSEVLKKPEFAVNIDLALGNGRSTVYTSDFSYDYVKINADYRT, encoded by the coding sequence ATGCAGATCAAAGGGTTCAAGTTTTCTACGGTTGAAGCGGCCATCAAGAAGCCGGGTCGGAAGGATCTGGCTCTGATTTTATCAAAAGTGCCGGCGGTGTGCGCGGCTACCTTTACCTCCAACAAGGTCAAGGCAGCTCCGGTGTTGCTCGGCCAGGAGAGAGTGGCAGACGGGATTCTCCGTGCGGTTGTCGTGAACAGCGGCAATGCCAATGCCTGCACCGGCGAGCCGGGAATGGCCGCGGCCAGAGAAACAGCACGGCTTGTCGCTGAGGCTGCCGGGGTGTCTGAAGCCGATGTCGTACCATCATCCACCGGGGTGATCGGGGTACAGATGCCGATGGACCGTCTAAGCGCGGCAATACCGGCACTGGTTAGCGGGTTGGCGGATGGAACCCTTGATGACGTGGCCCGGGCGATCATGACCACCGACACTTTCCCCAAGATCTCTTCCCGGCAAGGTGTTGCCGGAGGCAATGCCTATACTATTGCCGGGGTGGCCAAGGGTGCAGGGATGATCAGGCCTGACATGGCTACCATGCTATCGTTCATCGTCACTGATGCTGCTGTGGAGCCGACATTTCTGAAGAATGCCTTTAAGTCAGCGGTTGCTTCTTCATTCAATTGCATCACCGTTGACAATGATATGTCGACCAACGATACCGCGCTGATAATGGCCAATGGCATGTCCGGCAATGCGCCGATTGACGCTGCTTCGCCGGATGCCGGACAGTTCGCAGCACTCTTATCCGAGGTGGCGCTGGATCTGGCAAAGGCGATTGTCAAGGACGGCGAGGGCGCAACCAAGTTTGTAACCATCAACGTCTCCGGCGCGGCCAGTGGTGACGATGCGCGGCTTGCGGCCATGGCAGTTGCCAATTCGCCGCTGGTCAAGACCGCATTCTTTGGTCAGGATGCCAACTGGGGTAGGATTTTGGCAGCGGTCGGCTATTCCGGCGCTGCAGTGGAGCAGTCGCAGGTTTCACTGTTCTTCGATGACGTGCAGATGGTAGCCGGTGGACTGTTTGTCGGTGGCGATGCAGAAAAAAAGGGCTCCGAGGTATTGAAAAAGCCGGAATTCGCCGTTAATATTGACCTAGCGCTCGGAAACGGTCGGTCCACTGTTTACACGAGTGACTTTTCATATGATTATGTTAAGATTAACGCGGATTACAGAACGTGA
- a CDS encoding chemotaxis protein CheW: METTQTSSDNKTGLNALQMVGFTVGEEEFCVDILKVQEIIRMVKITHMPNAPEYVEGIINLRNRVIPVIDFRKKMHFSEATQANDNDRRIVVISFGKTLVGLIVDKVSHVMKIAPDQITATPEVIKGYDSECLMGVGRVNEKLIVLLDLDKMFKQEETELLPQAA; the protein is encoded by the coding sequence ATGGAAACTACACAAACTTCGTCAGATAATAAAACAGGACTTAATGCCTTGCAGATGGTTGGATTTACCGTTGGAGAAGAGGAGTTCTGTGTAGATATCCTTAAGGTGCAGGAAATAATCCGCATGGTGAAAATCACCCATATGCCTAATGCACCTGAATATGTTGAGGGGATCATCAACCTCCGCAACAGGGTGATTCCGGTCATCGATTTCCGCAAGAAAATGCACTTTTCCGAAGCTACGCAAGCAAATGATAATGATCGCAGGATTGTCGTGATTTCATTCGGCAAGACCCTGGTGGGGCTGATCGTCGATAAAGTGTCGCATGTCATGAAAATAGCGCCGGATCAGATTACCGCCACCCCTGAAGTCATAAAGGGATATGACAGCGAATGTTTGATGGGCGTTGGTCGGGTAAACGAAAAATTGATCGTGCTGCTGGACCTGGACAAAATGTTCAAGCAGGAAGAGACGGAACTCCTTCCACAGGCAGCTTGA
- a CDS encoding response regulator transcription factor gives MGTKLLLADDSITIQKVVGIIFANEDYELTVVDNGILALDKARESMPDAMLVDALMPGRNGYEVCQEVRADATLKHIPLLLMTGAFEPFDENKARECGADDFISKPFESQQLVEKVKALLEIGKQRVATAPAVADEPAIQTDEQFFASSLAGPWDEPAQEVETPFEPLPEMFDLNLADVEPVQFETSSVAFEEPSSLAVEIVEAAPGDDPWGVFDLVDLEEASAPPAATEAVASAEEEIEEPQTIDPYGVESFVEDSSENVASLEPVAEKGFEAQWQPLEEEVFSYQHEEPTPPGETFAIGMGEPLALLANEPEQFTEQGDFEPLAAQEEPLPVTSAPEISAAPEVAPQMAPLGEEQLRAILSQISRETIEKIVWEIVPDLAENLIREEIRKIKQGFGS, from the coding sequence ATGGGCACCAAATTACTCCTCGCTGATGACAGTATTACCATTCAAAAGGTGGTAGGAATCATCTTTGCGAATGAGGATTATGAACTGACGGTTGTGGATAATGGCATTCTTGCCTTGGACAAGGCCCGGGAGAGCATGCCTGATGCCATGCTGGTAGATGCCCTGATGCCCGGCCGGAACGGTTATGAGGTGTGCCAGGAGGTACGAGCAGACGCAACGCTCAAGCATATCCCTTTGTTGCTGATGACTGGCGCCTTTGAGCCGTTCGACGAAAATAAGGCCCGTGAATGCGGTGCCGATGATTTTATCTCCAAGCCGTTTGAATCCCAGCAGTTGGTGGAAAAAGTCAAAGCGCTTCTGGAGATCGGCAAACAGCGAGTTGCAACGGCTCCTGCCGTGGCTGATGAACCAGCCATCCAGACTGACGAGCAGTTTTTCGCGTCTTCCTTGGCCGGCCCTTGGGATGAGCCTGCTCAGGAAGTTGAGACACCTTTCGAGCCTCTCCCCGAGATGTTTGACCTTAACCTTGCCGACGTAGAGCCTGTTCAGTTTGAAACCAGCAGCGTCGCTTTTGAGGAACCGTCATCATTGGCAGTCGAGATAGTTGAAGCTGCGCCGGGAGATGATCCCTGGGGTGTGTTCGATCTCGTTGATCTGGAGGAAGCTTCTGCCCCTCCTGCGGCTACCGAGGCTGTAGCCAGTGCCGAAGAAGAGATTGAAGAGCCGCAGACTATTGATCCTTATGGCGTGGAGTCTTTTGTTGAAGACTCTTCAGAAAATGTAGCATCCTTGGAACCTGTAGCTGAAAAAGGTTTTGAAGCTCAATGGCAGCCTCTGGAAGAGGAGGTCTTCAGTTATCAACATGAAGAGCCGACACCCCCTGGAGAGACCTTTGCCATCGGCATGGGAGAGCCTTTGGCCTTGCTGGCCAATGAGCCGGAACAGTTTACCGAGCAGGGCGATTTTGAGCCGCTTGCTGCCCAAGAGGAGCCGTTGCCGGTAACCAGTGCTCCTGAAATTTCGGCGGCTCCGGAGGTTGCACCACAAATGGCGCCTCTTGGTGAAGAGCAGCTCAGAGCCATTTTGAGCCAGATATCCCGTGAAACGATCGAAAAGATTGTGTGGGAGATTGTGCCTGATCTTGCTGAAAACCTTATTAGGGAAGAGATCAGAAAGATCAAGCAGGGGTTCGGCTCATAG
- a CDS encoding ABC transporter substrate-binding protein, with protein sequence MAFARLYNPVSLIVACMLCLAMLGLTKTAYALEKATVQLKWLHHFQFAGYYAALDKGFYRDAGLDVSIIEGGPTTEVEKLVAAGRADFGVGTSALLLHNAHGEDFVVLGQVFQHSPAVFLTPRKTGIRTIADMAGRRFMYSSQHGDMLALLRKHGIEEDDFTPIDHQGDPYDLINGKADVMLAYSFNEPFILEQSGEAYFTFSPLTNGIDFYGDNFFTTRKLAKDRPEYVKAFREATLKGWRYALDNKAEISDLILSKYSKVKSKEWLMFEANQLYTLIQPELVELGYQNPARWKHISQTFVGLGMLPSGFDPTPIIYNPSPPRDYRILIMSIAVATLIITVLSGLVITFRRLNRQLSNTHRELEHNIGQLRVLFETSMAGILTCDPTGRITIANKRMEEMFGYSTAELIGFPYPELVHPDQKTFGTDLMHQILSKKIDHVSTERHYIRKDGTDFYGYISVRRHEDANGDLISLVCHISDITELKRAEQDQLYLEKQFLHAQKLESLGVLAGGIAHDFNNLLTGILGNISYARMLLDESHKAHKILLEAEKASQRASGLTQQLLTFAKGSQPIKKVASAKQLIESATSLVLSGSKVKCSVVLPDTINALEVDEGQIFQAFHNIIINAVQAMPDGGILSICAENATVDAQSLLPLNPGRYVKFSFADKGHGISEENQKKIFDPYFTTKADGNGLGLASVYSIIVKHGGHISVRSTIGIGTTFEIYLPATADRPDEPADELPALLAKGSSTASILLMDDEVMIRNLAEDMLTSLGYQVQTCVNGEEAISMYKAALKAGTPYAAVIMDLTIPGGLGGREAAKEILDFDKNAVMIVSSGYSNDPVMAEHTKFGFRAVLAKPYKAHEIVMVLDELLKVKH encoded by the coding sequence AAAAACTCGTCGCGGCAGGACGTGCCGATTTTGGCGTCGGAACATCTGCATTATTGCTGCATAACGCCCATGGCGAAGATTTTGTTGTTCTTGGCCAGGTGTTTCAGCATTCGCCAGCCGTTTTTCTGACCCCTCGCAAAACAGGTATCCGTACGATTGCCGATATGGCTGGGCGTAGATTTATGTACTCTAGCCAGCATGGTGACATGCTCGCTCTTTTGAGAAAACATGGAATAGAAGAAGACGACTTTACACCGATTGATCATCAGGGAGACCCGTACGATCTGATCAATGGCAAGGCCGATGTCATGCTTGCCTACAGCTTTAATGAGCCATTTATCCTTGAACAGTCAGGAGAGGCATATTTCACGTTTTCACCATTAACCAATGGTATCGATTTCTACGGAGACAATTTCTTTACCACACGCAAGCTCGCCAAGGATCGTCCTGAATATGTCAAAGCGTTCCGGGAGGCCACGCTCAAAGGGTGGCGCTACGCGTTGGACAACAAAGCAGAAATTTCAGACCTGATCCTTTCCAAATATTCAAAAGTTAAAAGCAAAGAGTGGCTGATGTTTGAGGCCAATCAACTGTACACACTTATCCAGCCCGAACTGGTCGAGCTGGGGTACCAAAATCCGGCACGCTGGAAACACATTAGCCAGACATTTGTCGGCCTGGGCATGCTCCCTTCTGGATTCGATCCTACACCAATCATCTACAACCCGAGCCCGCCAAGGGATTATCGCATACTGATAATGTCTATCGCAGTTGCCACGCTAATTATAACTGTGTTGAGCGGATTGGTAATTACTTTCAGAAGACTCAACCGGCAACTGTCCAATACCCACAGAGAATTGGAACATAACATTGGCCAACTACGCGTCTTATTTGAAACATCAATGGCCGGTATCTTGACGTGCGACCCGACAGGACGGATCACCATTGCCAACAAGCGAATGGAAGAAATGTTTGGCTACAGTACGGCTGAGCTCATCGGTTTCCCCTACCCGGAACTGGTACATCCCGATCAGAAAACCTTCGGCACTGACCTCATGCATCAGATTCTGTCTAAGAAAATTGATCATGTCAGCACTGAACGCCACTATATCCGCAAGGACGGGACCGATTTCTACGGCTATATATCCGTGCGCCGTCACGAAGATGCCAATGGCGACCTCATAAGCCTGGTATGCCACATATCAGATATCACTGAACTTAAACGAGCTGAACAGGATCAGCTATACCTGGAAAAGCAGTTCCTGCATGCCCAAAAACTTGAAAGCCTTGGGGTGCTTGCTGGGGGTATCGCCCATGATTTCAACAATCTGCTCACCGGAATCCTCGGCAATATTTCTTATGCCAGGATGTTGCTCGATGAATCCCATAAGGCGCACAAGATTCTCCTTGAAGCAGAAAAGGCCTCTCAGCGAGCATCCGGGCTTACCCAGCAGTTGCTGACCTTTGCCAAAGGGAGCCAGCCGATAAAAAAAGTCGCCTCAGCCAAACAGTTGATAGAATCGGCTACTTCGCTGGTTCTGAGTGGCTCAAAGGTAAAATGTTCCGTAGTGCTTCCGGATACCATTAATGCGCTTGAAGTAGACGAGGGGCAGATATTTCAGGCATTCCACAACATCATTATCAATGCGGTTCAGGCAATGCCGGATGGCGGCATATTGTCCATCTGCGCAGAAAACGCCACTGTTGACGCACAGAGCCTGCTCCCCTTGAATCCGGGTAGGTATGTCAAGTTCAGCTTTGCGGACAAAGGGCATGGCATATCGGAAGAGAACCAGAAAAAGATTTTCGATCCGTATTTTACTACAAAAGCAGATGGAAACGGACTTGGGCTGGCTTCGGTCTACTCAATCATCGTTAAGCATGGTGGGCATATATCGGTGCGTTCAACTATCGGTATTGGTACTACCTTTGAGATTTACCTGCCGGCCACCGCTGATAGACCCGATGAACCGGCGGATGAACTACCAGCGCTGCTGGCAAAAGGGAGCAGTACCGCATCGATCCTTTTGATGGATGATGAAGTAATGATCCGGAACCTTGCAGAAGACATGCTCACCAGCTTGGGATACCAAGTACAGACCTGTGTTAATGGGGAGGAAGCCATTTCCATGTACAAGGCTGCTCTCAAAGCAGGGACTCCATACGCTGCCGTCATCATGGACCTTACCATTCCCGGCGGCTTGGGCGGCAGAGAGGCGGCGAAAGAGATCCTTGATTTTGACAAAAATGCGGTGATGATCGTTTCCAGCGGCTACTCCAACGATCCGGTCATGGCTGAACATACTAAATTCGGTTTCCGGGCCGTGCTGGCCAAGCCGTATAAGGCCCATGAGATCGTAATGGTTTTAGATGAACTGCTCAAAGTAAAGCATTGA
- a CDS encoding DUF2914 domain-containing protein, with the protein MKKISLATMALVLPLLMLFQPDSEAATLKITEMAVTTKVVRGNPIDSVHRISSASVKQLFCFTRLVSDDEEETTIKHVWYRGNEKVGESELPVKGKKWRTYSSRVVEKGMAGDWRVDALDSDGKLLRTVKFRMN; encoded by the coding sequence ATGAAAAAAATATCTTTAGCAACGATGGCGCTGGTTCTCCCCCTGTTGATGCTTTTTCAGCCTGATTCCGAAGCTGCAACGCTGAAAATAACAGAGATGGCGGTTACCACCAAGGTTGTGCGGGGCAACCCGATTGACTCTGTTCACCGGATTTCGTCAGCATCGGTTAAGCAGCTTTTCTGCTTTACCCGGCTGGTTTCCGATGACGAAGAGGAAACCACCATAAAGCATGTCTGGTATCGTGGTAACGAAAAGGTAGGGGAATCGGAGCTACCTGTCAAAGGCAAAAAATGGCGTACCTACAGTAGCCGGGTCGTAGAAAAAGGGATGGCTGGTGACTGGAGGGTAGATGCCTTGGACAGCGACGGCAAGCTGCTAAGGACTGTAAAGTTCAGGATGAATTAA
- a CDS encoding serine hydrolase domain-containing protein → MNQCRFILIAIILLLVPGACNGNALSNQVFHADQVDQLMEDAMAKGLIAGGVVLVGTGKGIIFEKPYGRIAAVPDSRPMAADTVFDIASLTKVVATTPSILKLAEEGRLSLVDPVKKWIPEFSQREDLLIWHLLTHTSGLDDFSLSNSNPIQSALDGAASQKAKGLVGNRFRYADINFIILGEIVRRVSSLPLDQYAALNIFAPNDMRDTQFNPGKEQALRCSATLGGEHNLLLGEVQDSLARKLGGVAGHAGVFSTAADLGRFCMMILNRGESSGKTVLLPRTVEQMTAPYFARGGAVVRGLGWDIASPYSAPRGTGFSEGSFGHTGYSGTSLWLDPSSDVFVVLLTSRLDYRHTKELSRLRGNLSTIVAAQLSPQRPLADLLQALTVER, encoded by the coding sequence ATGAATCAATGCCGGTTTATTCTCATAGCGATTATTCTCCTCCTTGTTCCGGGAGCGTGCAACGGCAATGCCCTGAGCAACCAGGTGTTCCATGCCGATCAGGTTGATCAGCTGATGGAAGATGCCATGGCTAAAGGGTTGATTGCCGGAGGGGTGGTCCTGGTCGGCACCGGCAAAGGGATCATCTTCGAAAAGCCTTACGGGCGTATTGCGGCGGTACCTGATTCCAGGCCAATGGCGGCTGATACTGTGTTCGATATTGCCTCGCTTACCAAGGTCGTGGCAACCACCCCCTCGATTCTGAAACTTGCCGAAGAGGGGCGTCTTTCCCTAGTAGACCCGGTCAAAAAGTGGATTCCTGAGTTTTCCCAGAGAGAGGACCTGTTAATCTGGCATCTCCTGACCCATACCTCCGGCCTTGACGACTTTTCCCTTTCCAATAGCAATCCGATACAGAGCGCCTTGGATGGAGCTGCCTCCCAGAAAGCAAAAGGGCTTGTCGGCAACAGGTTTCGCTATGCTGATATCAACTTCATTATTCTCGGGGAAATCGTTCGTCGCGTCAGTTCGCTGCCACTTGACCAGTATGCGGCATTAAACATCTTTGCCCCAAACGACATGCGCGACACCCAGTTTAATCCCGGCAAGGAGCAGGCACTGCGCTGTTCCGCGACCCTTGGTGGCGAGCATAATCTTCTTTTAGGCGAGGTACAGGATTCCCTTGCCCGCAAACTTGGTGGCGTTGCCGGTCACGCGGGCGTTTTTTCCACTGCCGCAGATCTTGGCCGCTTCTGCATGATGATTCTGAATCGAGGCGAGTCCAGCGGAAAAACAGTCCTTTTGCCGCGCACCGTGGAACAGATGACGGCGCCTTATTTTGCCAGGGGTGGGGCAGTGGTTCGCGGGCTTGGTTGGGACATTGCTTCGCCTTATTCCGCACCACGCGGCACCGGCTTCTCTGAGGGATCATTCGGCCATACCGGTTATTCCGGCACTTCTCTCTGGCTAGACCCGAGCTCCGACGTCTTTGTCGTCCTGCTGACCTCACGGCTCGATTACCGGCATACCAAGGAGTTGAGCCGCTTGCGGGGCAATCTCTCTACCATCGTTGCCGCTCAGCTTTCTCCGCAGCGACCTCTTGCCGATCTGCTCCAGGCATTGACTGTGGAGCGTTGA